A DNA window from Longimicrobium sp. contains the following coding sequences:
- a CDS encoding MFS transporter, whose product FNLGAWGALYAATPEVYPTTLRATGAGWAAGFGRIASILAPLAVPKLMAAGGSWAVFGTFAGFFGVAIIGALLLPEWRGRQLDEGTGAA is encoded by the coding sequence TTCAACCTGGGCGCGTGGGGCGCGCTCTACGCCGCCACGCCCGAGGTGTATCCCACCACCCTGCGGGCGACGGGCGCCGGGTGGGCGGCGGGGTTCGGGCGGATCGCCTCCATCCTGGCGCCGCTGGCGGTGCCGAAGCTGATGGCGGCGGGCGGCTCGTGGGCCGTCTTCGGCACCTTCGCGGGGTTCTTCGGCGTCGCGATCATCGGCGCGCTCCTGCTCCCCGAGTGGCGCGGCCGCCAGCTGGACGAGGGCACGGGCGCGGCCTGA